The following proteins come from a genomic window of Deinococcus sp. YIM 134068:
- a CDS encoding MogA/MoaB family molybdenum cofactor biosynthesis protein: MTEATGPSSSSTAHHQAAPRSVRVAVLTVSDTRTPETDTSGAYLLSELHAGGHEVTGYRIVRDDGVEIRSALTALMRDAAVVISSGGTGITGRDVTIPVVESLLTKPMPGFGELFRMLSYREVGGAAMLSRAVGGLAGGTLLFALPGSLNAVQTAWTGLLRDELGHLAFEVARHGQPMIPQPGSAGPGGAG, translated from the coding sequence TCAGGCCGCGCCGCGTTCCGTGCGGGTGGCGGTGCTCACCGTGAGCGACACGCGCACACCGGAAACCGACACGAGCGGGGCCTACCTCCTCTCCGAGCTGCATGCCGGGGGCCACGAGGTCACGGGCTACCGGATCGTCCGGGACGACGGCGTGGAGATTCGCTCGGCCCTCACGGCGCTGATGCGGGACGCGGCGGTGGTGATCTCCAGCGGCGGGACGGGCATCACCGGGCGGGACGTGACGATTCCGGTCGTGGAGTCGCTGCTCACCAAGCCGATGCCGGGCTTCGGCGAACTCTTCCGGATGCTGTCCTACCGCGAGGTCGGCGGCGCGGCGATGCTCTCAAGGGCGGTGGGGGGGCTGGCCGGGGGAACGCTCCTCTTCGCCCTGCCCGGCAGCCTGAACGCGGTCCAGACGGCGTGGACGGGCCTGCTGCGGGACGAACTGGGCCACCTCGCCTTCGAGGTCGCGCGGCACGGGCAGCCGATGATCCCCCAACCTGGAAGCGCCGGGCCGGGCGGGGCGGGCTGA
- the truD gene encoding tRNA pseudouridine(13) synthase TruD, producing the protein MVNLIVNLAFEWAALAGLTDTPGTGGRLRSAPEDFRVEEVPAYPLSGEGDHLYLHIEKTGHTTAHVLRELSARLGVRDRDVGVAGLKDRHAVTTQWISVPARFGDRVAAFALDGVRVLETRRHTNKLGLGHLRGNRFVVRVRDAAGTADTAAATLAELVARGVPNYFGPQRFGLRGLNAEEGLRVLRGESRLRDPRVRRFLTTSVQSMVFNRFLSLRLERGLFDRLVVGDMAKKHDTGGVFLVKDAGAESPRAGRGEVSATGTLFGKKARPLTGDAGELEREALATFGLTPEAFASRRGDRRLTRVFPEEARVTPEEDGYTVAFTLPRGSFATSVLREIMKTDVDAAGEGNDDEGEGEDGA; encoded by the coding sequence ATGGTGAACCTCATCGTGAATCTGGCGTTCGAGTGGGCGGCGCTGGCCGGGCTGACGGATACGCCCGGCACCGGGGGACGGCTGCGCTCGGCCCCGGAGGACTTCCGTGTGGAGGAAGTGCCCGCCTACCCCCTGTCCGGCGAGGGCGACCACCTCTACCTGCACATCGAGAAGACCGGGCACACGACCGCCCACGTGCTGCGCGAGCTGTCCGCCCGGCTCGGCGTGCGCGACCGCGACGTGGGGGTGGCCGGATTGAAGGACCGTCACGCCGTCACGACCCAGTGGATCAGCGTGCCCGCGAGGTTCGGGGACCGGGTGGCCGCCTTCGCGCTGGACGGCGTGCGCGTGCTGGAGACGCGGCGGCACACCAACAAGCTGGGGCTGGGACACCTGCGCGGCAACCGCTTCGTGGTGCGGGTGCGGGACGCGGCGGGCACGGCGGACACGGCGGCGGCGACCCTGGCCGAGCTGGTGGCGCGCGGTGTGCCGAATTACTTCGGGCCGCAACGCTTCGGCCTCCGTGGGCTGAACGCCGAAGAGGGGCTGCGGGTCCTGCGCGGGGAGTCCCGGCTGCGTGACCCCCGCGTGCGCCGCTTCCTGACGACGAGCGTGCAGAGCATGGTCTTCAACCGCTTCCTGAGCCTGCGGCTGGAGCGGGGCCTGTTCGACCGGCTGGTGGTGGGCGATATGGCGAAGAAACACGACACGGGCGGCGTCTTTCTGGTAAAGGACGCCGGGGCGGAGTCCCCCCGCGCCGGGCGGGGCGAGGTGAGCGCCACGGGCACCCTTTTCGGCAAGAAGGCGCGGCCCCTCACGGGGGACGCGGGCGAGCTGGAACGTGAGGCCCTCGCCACCTTCGGGCTGACACCGGAGGCCTTTGCGTCTCGCCGGGGCGACCGCCGCCTGACGCGCGTCTTTCCGGAGGAGGCCCGCGTCACGCCCGAGGAGGACGGCTACACGGTGGCCTTCACCCTTCCGAGGGGCAGCTTCGCCACGAGCGTCCTGCGCGAGATCATGAAGACCGATGTGGACGCGGCGGGCGAGGGGAACGACGACGAGGGCGAAGGGGAGGACGGAGCGTGA
- a CDS encoding DUF3293 domain-containing protein yields MSGQEQRAAFLGTTYGTAWERFRLSGERSAAPSWARGRWAVVTAWNPGGARAPDAMNIQAGVGLLAQVRATGLSPLPALNGEGEWEEEALIVPGAWLRQAAEWGGTFGQAAVLWGTGARVALVWLDTGGRVTRMERFWARRA; encoded by the coding sequence GTGAGTGGGCAGGAGCAGCGGGCCGCCTTCCTGGGCACGACCTACGGCACGGCGTGGGAGCGGTTCCGGTTGTCGGGGGAGCGTAGCGCGGCCCCCTCCTGGGCGCGGGGGCGCTGGGCGGTCGTCACCGCCTGGAATCCGGGTGGGGCGCGGGCACCGGACGCGATGAATATTCAGGCCGGAGTCGGGCTTCTGGCTCAGGTCAGGGCAACAGGCCTCTCTCCCCTTCCCGCCCTCAACGGCGAGGGCGAGTGGGAGGAGGAGGCGCTGATCGTGCCCGGCGCGTGGCTGCGGCAGGCGGCGGAGTGGGGCGGCACGTTCGGGCAGGCGGCGGTGCTGTGGGGCACGGGCGCGCGGGTGGCGCTGGTGTGGCTGGACACGGGGGGAAGGGTCACGCGGATGGAGCGGTTCTGGGCGCGGCGGGCGTGA
- a CDS encoding pyridoxal phosphate-dependent aminotransferase has product MTTSSPFRLSARARSLKPSSTVAVTSRALELRRAGVDVISMSVGEPDFDTPPHIKAAAVRAIEAGKTKYTAVNGLAELREAISAKFARENGLSYAPDAVTVTSGGKQALFNAFFALLDPGDEVLIPAPYWVSYPEMVALTGAVPVAVPTTPESGFMLDPDEVAARITPRTRMIVLNSPGNPTGAVFPPEVLETVARLAQKHDLVIVTDEMYEHLVYDATQVSIGRYAPEHTLTINGASKAYAMTGWRIGYAGGPKGVIGAMNALQSQSTSNASSVSQYAALAALQEHEETARFIDMARTAYRQRRDRIVAGLKGLGLPTPTPQGAFYVMADTTRIHADELEAARLLLDEARVAVVPGTDFAAPGQVRLSYATGLETIEEVLRRIGGVVGGKRSG; this is encoded by the coding sequence ATGACGACCTCCTCCCCCTTCCGCCTTTCCGCGCGTGCCCGGAGCCTCAAGCCCTCGTCCACGGTGGCGGTCACGTCCCGCGCGCTGGAGCTGCGGCGGGCGGGCGTGGACGTGATCTCGATGAGCGTGGGCGAGCCGGACTTCGACACGCCGCCCCACATCAAGGCCGCCGCCGTGCGGGCCATCGAGGCGGGGAAGACGAAATACACCGCCGTCAATGGATTGGCCGAACTCAGGGAGGCGATCAGCGCCAAGTTCGCGCGGGAGAATGGGCTGAGCTACGCGCCGGACGCCGTGACGGTCACGAGCGGCGGCAAGCAGGCCCTCTTCAACGCCTTTTTCGCGCTGCTGGACCCCGGCGACGAGGTGCTGATCCCCGCCCCGTACTGGGTGAGCTACCCAGAGATGGTGGCGCTGACCGGAGCGGTCCCCGTCGCCGTACCGACCACGCCGGAGTCGGGCTTCATGCTGGACCCGGACGAGGTGGCGGCGCGCATCACCCCGCGCACGCGCATGATCGTGCTGAACAGCCCCGGCAACCCGACCGGGGCCGTCTTCCCGCCCGAGGTGCTGGAGACGGTGGCCCGACTCGCGCAGAAACACGACCTCGTGATCGTGACCGACGAGATGTACGAGCATCTGGTGTACGACGCCACGCAGGTCAGCATCGGGCGATACGCGCCGGAGCACACGCTGACGATCAACGGGGCGAGCAAGGCCTACGCGATGACGGGCTGGCGCATCGGCTATGCGGGCGGGCCGAAGGGCGTGATCGGCGCGATGAACGCCCTCCAGTCGCAGAGCACGAGCAACGCGAGCAGCGTCTCCCAGTACGCCGCCCTCGCCGCGCTGCAAGAGCATGAGGAGACGGCCCGCTTCATCGACATGGCGCGCACCGCCTACCGCCAGCGCCGGGACCGCATCGTGGCCGGGTTGAAAGGTCTGGGCCTGCCGACGCCCACGCCGCAGGGGGCCTTCTACGTGATGGCCGACACCACTCGGATTCATGCCGACGAGTTGGAGGCCGCCCGCCTGCTGCTGGACGAGGCGCGGGTGGCGGTCGTGCCGGGCACCGACTTCGCCGCGCCGGGGCAGGTGCGCCTGAGCTACGCGACGGGCCTGGAGACCATCGAGGAGGTGTTGCGGCGGATTGGCGGGGTGGTGGGCGGGAAACGGTCGGGCTGA
- a CDS encoding response regulator transcription factor, whose translation MRLVIADDHPLFRMGLKYALLHQGFDVVAEAADGLRALEACRTHQPDAALLDVKMPGMTGIEVCDRLRQTNPGVVSVLITTFAEPAIVQAARAAGARGYVSKESDPESLARQLRDIVAHPEIDRLPQVDVPRLTPRESDVLPLLAQGYSNKEIAKNLRVSPDTIKDHLARLYTKLEARDRTEAVSRARSIGLLH comes from the coding sequence ATGAGACTCGTGATCGCCGATGACCACCCCCTCTTTCGTATGGGTCTGAAGTACGCGCTGCTGCACCAGGGCTTCGACGTGGTGGCCGAGGCCGCCGACGGCCTGCGCGCGCTGGAGGCCTGCCGCACCCATCAGCCCGACGCCGCCCTCCTCGACGTGAAGATGCCCGGCATGACCGGCATCGAGGTCTGCGACCGCCTGCGCCAGACCAACCCCGGCGTCGTCAGCGTCCTGATCACCACCTTCGCCGAACCCGCCATCGTGCAGGCCGCCCGCGCCGCCGGGGCACGCGGCTACGTGAGCAAGGAGTCCGACCCCGAAAGCCTCGCCCGCCAACTGCGCGACATCGTGGCCCACCCGGAGATCGACCGCCTCCCGCAGGTGGACGTGCCGCGCCTGACCCCCCGCGAGTCCGACGTGCTGCCGCTCCTCGCGCAGGGCTACAGCAACAAGGAGATCGCCAAGAACCTGCGCGTCAGCCCCGACACCATCAAGGACCACCTCGCCCGCCTGTACACCAAGCTCGAAGCCCGCGACCGCACCGAGGCCGTGAGCCGCGCCCGCAGCATCGGGCTGCTGCATTGA
- a CDS encoding sensor histidine kinase, with protein sequence MSTGELSPPLPQAATRRWQGTLRAQFTLVIFLLAFLPNLVLTLSARPDLPPGTLLGWMGLAAATCGLVGYVLSGALLRPLSRLEAEVQGGDFAEPHDDDPAEIRALRGAFGELLARLGTEQGRRGAFMATLVHDLKTPLIATGHLTRTLTEGKLPDAERREVGEQILSENARLLALVGQMADAHRYEREDVRVQTRPTELRPLLDGVARRLTSRAGARDLTLTVTGTGTALADMGALERAVTNLADNALRYARTRVELAVTPAGVQVRDDGPGLGAPLAELAQPFNAQPVTIAGQQYTAGTAGLGLFIARRVAEAHGGGLSYERTSLSPENANPAPPHSILTLHLPEVTP encoded by the coding sequence GTGAGCACAGGTGAGCTTTCGCCCCCGCTTCCCCAGGCCGCCACGCGGCGGTGGCAGGGCACCCTGCGCGCCCAGTTCACGCTGGTGATCTTCCTGCTGGCGTTCCTGCCGAACCTGGTGCTCACGCTCAGCGCGCGGCCCGACCTGCCGCCCGGCACGCTGCTGGGCTGGATGGGCCTCGCGGCGGCGACCTGCGGGCTGGTGGGCTACGTCCTGAGCGGTGCCCTCCTGCGCCCGCTGAGCCGTCTGGAGGCCGAGGTGCAGGGCGGCGACTTCGCCGAGCCGCACGACGACGACCCCGCCGAGATTCGGGCGCTGCGCGGTGCCTTCGGGGAGCTGCTGGCGCGGCTGGGCACCGAGCAGGGCCGCCGGGGAGCCTTCATGGCGACCCTCGTCCACGACCTCAAGACGCCCCTGATCGCCACCGGGCACCTCACCCGCACGCTGACTGAGGGGAAACTCCCCGACGCCGAGCGCCGCGAGGTGGGCGAGCAGATTCTCTCCGAGAACGCGCGGCTGCTCGCCCTCGTCGGGCAGATGGCCGACGCGCACCGCTACGAGCGCGAGGACGTGCGGGTTCAGACCCGGCCCACCGAGCTGCGCCCGCTCCTCGACGGGGTGGCCCGCCGCCTCACCTCACGGGCGGGGGCGCGCGACCTCACCCTCACCGTCACGGGCACGGGCACGGCCCTCGCCGACATGGGGGCGCTGGAACGCGCCGTGACCAACCTCGCCGACAACGCCCTGCGCTACGCCCGCACGCGGGTGGAACTCGCCGTCACCCCGGCGGGCGTGCAGGTCCGCGACGACGGCCCCGGCCTGGGTGCGCCGCTGGCCGAACTCGCGCAGCCCTTCAACGCGCAGCCCGTCACCATCGCCGGGCAGCAGTACACCGCCGGAACCGCCGGGCTGGGCCTGTTCATCGCCCGCCGGGTCGCTGAGGCCCACGGCGGCGGGCTGAGCTACGAACGCACTTCCCTTTCCCCAGAGAACGCCAACCCTGCCCCCCCCCACTCGATCCTCACCCTGCATCTGCCGGAGGTAACGCCATGA
- a CDS encoding YggS family pyridoxal phosphate enzyme gives MLPDVLARLREAEAEAGRPPGSVRLVAVTKGQALESIREHVLAHAALQPGGFPLGEGRAQELRDKAALLPDAEWHYIGPLQLNKVKYMRVASLLHALEDVRQAQALADAAAKWGRAPDVLLQLHNGEEQKHGVPPERLRAVYDEVAATGLTVRGLMVMAPDTADEAAVLRVFTDTARRAHDLGLPELSMGMSGEYPLAVRAGATLVRVGRSLFT, from the coding sequence ATGCTGCCCGACGTGCTCGCCCGCCTGCGCGAGGCCGAGGCGGAGGCCGGACGCCCCCCCGGCAGCGTGCGCCTCGTCGCCGTGACGAAGGGGCAGGCGCTGGAGAGCATCCGCGAACACGTGCTCGCCCACGCCGCCCTCCAACCGGGGGGCTTCCCGCTCGGGGAGGGCCGCGCTCAGGAGTTGCGCGACAAGGCCGCCCTGCTGCCGGACGCCGAGTGGCACTACATCGGCCCGCTGCAACTGAACAAGGTCAAGTACATGCGCGTGGCCTCGCTCCTTCACGCGCTGGAGGACGTGCGGCAGGCTCAGGCCCTCGCGGACGCCGCCGCGAAGTGGGGCCGCGCGCCGGACGTGCTCCTCCAGCTCCACAACGGCGAGGAGCAGAAGCACGGCGTTCCCCCCGAACGTCTGCGCGCCGTGTATGACGAGGTGGCGGCGACCGGCCTCACCGTGCGCGGCCTGATGGTGATGGCCCCCGACACGGCGGACGAGGCCGCCGTCCTGCGCGTCTTCACCGACACGGCCCGGCGGGCGCACGATCTCGGCCTGCCCGAGCTGAGCATGGGCATGAGTGGCGAGTATCCCCTCGCCGTGCGGGCCGGGGCGACGCTGGTGCGGGTGGGGCGGAGCCTGTTCACTTAA
- a CDS encoding BamA/OMP85 family outer membrane protein encodes MRHSQTLALTLFLAAPVAGAQTAATVQDVVVNGTSDLLSNYVKATLSVQPGAALSSVNLRLVEQDVLATGYFKTATADLRTVAGRDTLVITVTPNPTIGQVNATGLTFLRAEDFKASVAELLNIAPGATLNTGRLDQAKEALAQNYRAEGFPFTPSISATTGTAQDGTVNVNFVVDETAPVTRVEVEGVTLLPRETVTNLFRPLYDGKRFTVAAYFAAVQGLEQAYTAAGYLQSGVNTRASSLEGGVLRVRVVEGRATAVNLDALALPAGTVTPTLQTRVGQPLSTARIQADVRALSNATGKPVGFALQADPQNPGQAAVYFGAAQVATGPVRTVAFRGNTRVPSATLAAAVRTKVGDVYSPQLAQEDFLTVRDAYRKAGYEISTRDAITFENGTLTFNVREVRLVGYELQWQGNHRTRDRVILRELPAPGGLFNLNDLRAGLADVTRLGYVQVVGENVRSDPQNPENVTYVLTVAESNQGIPVSLALSYDSLTGFGGEAAYSNPNVFGLGHNVSVSAGAQQNDAGQNAVGSASYTIPWLDLNFLDFRENRTSLTVATGSVVAGNNTLYDSSSGTNVDTGRQYTVRTTSFGVSAGRNITRNLVGSLGVGTSYRTYFLEPLQDDETSATYPDDETGNTAATALLTPTTRTTSVRAGLGYDTTDNPEFPSRGVRANTDASYNFGVSGTNPVNWVDLEGGASTYFGLGRTLDKGFGVQTRQQTVAVRANAGTINGSTPTGTGYYIGGGSTPVAARQLRGLDNNQLFGTNYFTASAEYRYDFAFTNSFTQGIYGVVFADAGDAWSDNESFSLNYGFGAGVQLNLGFGGARLPSLRFDYGYSPQNTSSKFYFRIGNFW; translated from the coding sequence ATGCGACATTCCCAGACCCTCGCCCTCACCCTCTTCCTCGCCGCTCCGGTCGCCGGGGCACAGACCGCCGCGACCGTGCAGGATGTGGTGGTCAACGGCACGAGCGACCTGCTGTCCAACTACGTGAAGGCCACCCTCAGTGTGCAGCCGGGCGCGGCGCTCTCCTCGGTGAACCTGCGCCTCGTCGAGCAGGACGTGCTGGCGACGGGCTACTTCAAGACGGCGACCGCCGACCTCCGCACCGTCGCCGGGCGCGACACGCTCGTGATCACGGTGACGCCCAACCCCACCATCGGGCAGGTGAACGCGACCGGGCTGACCTTCCTGCGCGCCGAGGACTTCAAGGCGAGCGTCGCCGAACTCCTGAACATCGCGCCGGGAGCCACCCTGAACACCGGGCGGCTCGATCAGGCGAAGGAGGCCCTGGCGCAGAACTACCGCGCGGAGGGCTTCCCCTTCACCCCGAGCATCAGCGCGACGACCGGGACGGCGCAGGACGGCACGGTGAACGTCAACTTCGTCGTGGACGAGACCGCCCCCGTGACGCGGGTGGAGGTCGAGGGCGTGACCCTCCTGCCGCGCGAGACGGTGACGAACCTCTTCCGCCCGCTCTACGACGGCAAACGCTTCACGGTGGCCGCGTACTTCGCCGCCGTGCAGGGGCTGGAGCAGGCCTACACCGCCGCCGGATACCTGCAAAGCGGCGTGAACACGCGGGCGAGCAGCCTGGAAGGGGGCGTGCTGCGGGTGCGCGTGGTCGAGGGCCGGGCGACCGCCGTGAACCTCGACGCGCTGGCGCTGCCCGCCGGGACGGTGACGCCCACCCTGCAAACGCGGGTGGGGCAGCCGCTGTCCACCGCGCGCATCCAGGCCGACGTGCGGGCGCTGTCGAACGCGACGGGCAAGCCGGTGGGCTTTGCGCTCCAGGCCGACCCGCAGAATCCGGGGCAGGCCGCCGTGTACTTCGGGGCGGCGCAGGTGGCGACCGGGCCGGTGCGGACGGTCGCCTTCCGGGGGAACACGCGGGTCCCCAGCGCGACCCTCGCCGCCGCCGTGCGGACGAAGGTGGGCGACGTGTACTCGCCCCAGCTCGCGCAGGAGGACTTCCTCACGGTGCGCGACGCCTACCGCAAGGCCGGGTACGAGATCAGCACCCGCGACGCGATCACCTTCGAGAACGGCACCCTGACCTTCAACGTGCGCGAGGTCAGGCTCGTCGGCTACGAGCTGCAATGGCAGGGCAACCACCGCACCCGCGACCGGGTGATCCTGCGCGAGCTGCCCGCGCCGGGCGGCCTGTTCAACCTCAACGACCTGCGCGCGGGCCTCGCCGACGTGACCCGGCTGGGCTACGTGCAGGTCGTCGGCGAGAACGTCCGCAGCGACCCCCAGAACCCCGAGAACGTGACCTACGTGCTCACCGTGGCGGAGAGCAACCAGGGCATTCCGGTCAGCCTCGCCCTGTCCTACGACAGCCTGACGGGCTTCGGCGGCGAGGCGGCCTACAGCAACCCGAACGTCTTCGGGCTGGGGCACAACGTCAGCGTGTCGGCGGGCGCGCAGCAAAACGACGCGGGGCAGAACGCGGTGGGCAGCGCCTCGTACACGATTCCCTGGCTCGACCTGAACTTCCTCGACTTCCGCGAGAACCGCACCAGCCTGACGGTCGCCACGGGCAGCGTGGTCGCGGGCAACAACACCCTGTACGACTCCTCCTCGGGCACGAACGTGGACACGGGGCGGCAGTACACGGTGCGGACCACCTCGTTCGGGGTGAGCGCGGGGCGCAACATCACGCGCAACCTCGTCGGGTCGCTCGGCGTGGGCACGAGCTACCGCACCTACTTCCTCGAACCGCTCCAGGACGACGAGACGAGCGCGACCTACCCCGACGACGAGACGGGCAACACGGCGGCCACCGCCCTGCTGACCCCCACCACCCGCACCACGAGCGTGCGCGCCGGGCTGGGCTACGACACGACCGACAACCCGGAGTTCCCCAGCCGGGGCGTGCGCGCGAACACCGACGCGTCGTACAACTTCGGCGTGTCGGGCACCAACCCGGTGAACTGGGTGGACCTGGAGGGCGGCGCGAGCACCTACTTCGGGCTGGGCCGCACCCTCGACAAGGGCTTCGGCGTCCAGACCCGCCAGCAGACAGTCGCCGTGCGTGCCAATGCGGGCACCATCAACGGCTCGACCCCCACGGGCACGGGTTACTACATCGGCGGCGGCTCCACCCCGGTCGCGGCCCGGCAGCTCCGGGGCCTGGACAACAACCAGCTCTTCGGCACGAACTACTTCACCGCCAGCGCCGAGTACCGCTACGACTTCGCCTTCACCAACTCCTTCACGCAGGGCATCTACGGGGTGGTCTTCGCCGACGCGGGCGACGCCTGGAGCGACAACGAGTCCTTCAGCCTGAACTACGGCTTCGGCGCGGGCGTGCAGCTCAACCTTGGCTTCGGCGGCGCGCGCCTGCCCTCCCTGCGCTTCGACTACGGCTACAGCCCCCAGAACACGAGCAGCAAGTTCTACTTCCGCATCGGCAACTTCTGGTAA
- a CDS encoding SHOCT domain-containing protein — protein sequence MFKKLKQSLNEAIERDRVKYEAAILNKQAILDKTKEELNSKYDLLVREGRAPSDLPDSLRQMILDNLEPSELIQEYLKHQYSDATIFLTSTRVIIYKSGWQAGGSIASPSSSTSSKIKSYPYSAINGVEIAISSMYGRIELSIPGVKDAPRGGSAGHAVRYENVTIFTPEQTDKARQIVAALNARTALLRSGNAYSNTASKSTLVDLLKELAELHATGTITDTEFAVAKARLLQE from the coding sequence ATGTTTAAAAAGTTGAAACAGAGCTTGAACGAGGCCATAGAACGGGACAGAGTTAAATATGAAGCGGCAATACTCAACAAGCAGGCAATTCTTGACAAGACGAAGGAGGAACTAAATAGTAAGTATGACCTCCTTGTTAGAGAAGGACGTGCGCCCAGCGATTTGCCCGATAGTCTTCGTCAAATGATTCTGGATAATTTGGAGCCAAGCGAACTCATTCAAGAGTACCTGAAACACCAATACTCGGACGCAACGATTTTCCTCACCTCTACCAGGGTTATTATATACAAAAGTGGTTGGCAGGCTGGTGGTTCTATAGCTTCACCAAGTTCCTCAACATCTTCAAAAATTAAAAGCTATCCCTACTCTGCTATTAATGGCGTTGAAATTGCAATCAGCTCTATGTATGGTCGTATTGAGCTTAGCATTCCGGGTGTGAAAGATGCCCCGCGTGGTGGTTCTGCTGGACATGCCGTCCGTTATGAAAACGTCACCATCTTCACACCAGAACAAACTGACAAGGCTAGGCAGATCGTCGCTGCTTTAAACGCAAGGACTGCGCTATTAAGGTCTGGCAACGCTTACTCCAATACAGCATCTAAATCTACACTTGTCGATCTTCTCAAAGAATTGGCAGAGCTTCATGCAACAGGTACTATAACTGATACAGAGTTCGCTGTGGCCAAAGCACGCCTTTTACAGGAATAA
- a CDS encoding NFACT family protein — protein MEGLMLARVLRDLSGHLPGRNLGWAFPDETTAALLLDGVGNLVLAYRPPQPVVFLSRERLRGEPNNGFQRFLANRVRGDLIKAEQLKLDRVFALHFAGETGFVDQPPARLLFEVTGRNANLLVLEAGEGFEGRITLAAREITGSRNRFRTVRTGGVYTPPPPYEKLDPRRMTEEDARTLVELPIGKWRERVDGLGLLLGAELVRRSGLKSDEAPGDRWPEALTALRSLADDPTVSEGTMREGAREAARTEKAAQLRKALREPLDKRLTLVQNQLADVARAEAGLDTAAQDRTEADLLMAYAHTVEPGTASVLLPAFDGSGEVPVALDPQLSAVQNAEKRYTRARRREDVYERLAEREPALRAELEEARGRLAHLDAAGLEDLEALSATLQAERPERSPYGIRFTTPGGFEVLVGRNNKENATLTHRIGRSLDYWFHAQGYPGSHVLVRTGGKDLALPDLLYAARLAAAHSKARGSSNVPVDYTRVKFVWRPKGAPAGQVHYTDQKTVFVDGTVPEEGGAAG, from the coding sequence ATGGAGGGGCTGATGCTCGCGCGGGTGCTGCGGGACCTGTCGGGGCACCTGCCGGGGCGGAACCTGGGCTGGGCCTTTCCCGACGAGACGACTGCCGCGCTCCTGCTCGACGGGGTGGGCAACCTCGTCCTCGCGTACCGCCCGCCACAGCCCGTCGTGTTCCTCTCGCGGGAGCGGTTACGGGGCGAGCCGAACAACGGGTTCCAGCGGTTTCTGGCGAATCGGGTGCGGGGCGACCTCATCAAGGCCGAGCAACTCAAGCTCGACCGGGTGTTCGCGCTGCACTTCGCGGGCGAGACGGGTTTCGTGGACCAGCCGCCCGCACGCCTGCTCTTCGAGGTCACGGGGCGCAACGCCAACCTCCTCGTGCTGGAGGCGGGCGAGGGATTCGAGGGGCGCATCACCCTCGCCGCCCGCGAGATCACCGGGAGCCGCAACCGCTTCCGCACGGTGCGGACGGGCGGGGTCTACACGCCGCCGCCGCCCTACGAGAAGCTCGACCCGCGCCGGATGACGGAGGAGGACGCGCGGACACTGGTTGAATTGCCCATTGGCAAGTGGCGCGAGCGGGTGGACGGGCTGGGGCTGCTGCTGGGGGCCGAACTCGTGCGCCGCAGCGGCCTCAAGTCGGACGAGGCACCGGGCGACCGCTGGCCGGAGGCGCTGACGGCCCTGCGCTCGCTCGCGGACGATCCGACCGTCAGCGAGGGAACCATGCGCGAGGGGGCACGCGAGGCGGCGCGAACGGAGAAGGCCGCCCAGCTTCGCAAGGCCCTGCGCGAGCCGCTGGACAAACGTCTCACCCTCGTGCAGAACCAGCTCGCGGACGTGGCCCGCGCCGAGGCCGGGCTGGACACGGCGGCGCAGGACCGCACCGAGGCCGACCTCCTGATGGCTTACGCGCATACAGTGGAACCCGGCACAGCCTCCGTCCTCCTGCCCGCCTTCGACGGGAGCGGCGAGGTGCCCGTCGCCCTCGATCCGCAGCTCTCCGCCGTGCAGAACGCCGAGAAACGCTATACCCGCGCCCGCCGCCGCGAGGACGTGTACGAGCGGCTGGCCGAGCGCGAACCCGCCCTCCGCGCCGAGCTGGAGGAGGCGCGCGGGCGGCTGGCCCACCTCGACGCGGCGGGGTTGGAGGACCTGGAGGCGCTCTCCGCCACATTGCAGGCCGAGCGCCCGGAGAGGAGTCCCTACGGCATCCGCTTCACCACGCCGGGCGGTTTCGAGGTGCTGGTGGGCCGCAACAACAAGGAAAACGCCACCCTGACGCACCGCATCGGGCGCAGCCTGGACTACTGGTTCCATGCGCAGGGCTATCCCGGCAGCCACGTCCTCGTCCGCACGGGGGGCAAGGACCTCGCCCTGCCCGACCTGCTGTACGCCGCCCGCCTCGCCGCCGCCCATTCCAAAGCGAGGGGCAGCAGCAACGTCCCGGTGGACTACACCCGCGTCAAGTTCGTGTGGCGACCAAAGGGCGCGCCCGCCGGGCAGGTGCATTACACCGACCAGAAGACGGTCTTCGTGGACGGAACGGTGCCGGAGGAGGGCGGGGCGGCGGGGTAG